The Spirosoma sp. SC4-14 DNA window TTACCGAAGCGCAGGGATTGCCCAACAAAGTGGTGTATGGCATTTTGGTCGATGAGTTCCGTAATCTATGGCTCAGTACCAATCGGGGTTTATCGCAGTTTAACCCCAAAACGGAACAATTCCGCAACTATACCCAGGCCGATGGGCTTCAGGATAACGAATTCAACACAGCATCGTTCTTTAAATCGGCTTCGGGCGAGTTGCTGTTCGGCGGTGTAAATGGCCTGAATACCTTCCGACCGTCGGAACTGGCCAAAGTCGATCAAATGCCGCCAATGGTGAACATTTTAGGACTACGAATCAATAATAAACCCGTTGAGGTAAGGGGACTTGACGATGTGCTTTCCAAGGGACTCGAATACACGAAGCAACTTAATTTACGGCACGACCAGAACCTGCTCACCTTTGAGTTTGGGGTTATGGATTATACCAACTCCGCCAATAATCGTTATCGCTACCAACTGAAGGGTATCGACGACGACTGGGTAGAAGCCGGAACCAATCGTTTTGCCAATTATGCCCAACTACCCGATGGCAACTACCGGCTACAAATGATGGGATCGGTCGATGGCGAACACTGGAGTAAACCGCTGGAGTTATCCATTCGAATACAACCCCCATTCTACCGTACGTGGTGGGCCTATCTGATTTATCTCACAGCCCTGGGACTACTTATCTGGCAGTTGAACCGGTTTCAGACCCAACGGTTGCTGCTTCAGCAGCAAGTTGCTTTCGAACACAAAGAAGCCGGTCGGTTAGCGGAGCTGGATGCCTTGAAAACCCGCTTTTTCACGAACCTGTCGCATGAATTCAGAACCCCTCTTACCCTGCTGCTCGGCCCACTCAACGACCTTCGGCAACAACACCCCGCCAATACGCTCTATCAGGTCATGTACCGCAATGCCACCCGCCTGCAAACGTTGATCGGCCAATTGCTCGATCTGGCCAAGCTGGATGCGGGACAATTACAACTGGATCTGAAACCCGGCAATCTGTCCGACGAATTTCGGATCTGGGTGGCCTCGTTCGAGTCGCTGGCCCAAAGTCGGCATATTAAGCTATCCCTAACCCAAAATCAGTTCCAGCAATGGATGGAATACGATTCGGATAAGCTCGAAAAGATCGTAACAAATCTGGTATCGAATGCCCTGAAGTTTACCCCCGCCAAAGGAACCGTACAGCTAACCGTCATCTATCATTCGCCGGAACCAGGAATAACGCTGCAAATCAATGATAGCGGTGTTGGTATTCCTCCTGAAAAACTAAACCGAATTTTCGACCGGTTCTATCAGGTCGACGACAGCCAGCAACGAGGTTATGAAGGCACAGGCATTGGTTTAGCCCTGGTGAAAGAACTGGTTACGAGCATGAACGGCCAGATTCGTGTCAGTAGCGAGCCGCATCAGGGAACTACCTTCAGTATCGACTTGCCGCTGGTGCCAATTGCGGCTCCGGTTCTACCCCGTAAGGAATCCGATGCGATACCCGTTGCTATGCTCAATCAGAAAGCCATTCAGCCAGAAGAGCCTCTGACTGTTGCCGACGAAACCTCCATCAAAAAAACAGTGCTAATTATTGAAGATAACGATGACCTGCGGATGTATATCCGGCATGTGCTCGAACCTGCTTATCTGATTGCCGAAGCCATAGACGGACAGGACGGTTTGCAGATAGCACTCAGCACCCTGCCCGATCTGGTCATTTGCGATCTGATGATGCCACGTCTGGATGGATTTGGCTTCTGTAGGCAACTCAAAACTCAGGAAGCAACCAGCCACATTCCGGTGGTGATGCTTACGGCCAAAGCCGATATGGAAAGCCGGATCGAAGGATTAACCATTGGCGCCGACGACTATCTGACCAAACCCTTCGACCGGCAGGAGCTATTGCTTCGGGTTCGGAACCTGCTTCAGCAACACGAACGATTGTTTCAGTGGTTTGCCCTCAACCAACAACAGCCGAAACCTGACATAATTGTTCCACCCGCCCTTACGGCCGAACAACAGTTTCTGGATCGATTGTCGAATGTAGTTCGGCACCATCTGAACGACCCGGAGTTCAGTGTCGAAGCACTGGCCGAGGCTGTTAACCTGAGTCGTGTGCAATTGCACCGAAAGCTAAAGGCACTGACCAATACTACGGCTACCGTTTATATCCGCGACCTTCGACTTGGCGAAGCAGCCACACTGCTTATGGCCCAAACCGAGAGTGTAACCCAGATAGCCTACGCCGTTGGCTTCGATAACCTGTCTTATTTTGCCAAGGTCTTTCAGGAAAAATATGGTGTTCTGCCGTCGCAATACGCTAAACGCCCCCAGTCGGAGTCGCAGGATCAGAACCACATTTAGCCTATCATTCGACATGAGCGGCTGAGCACATTCCCCGAAAATCCATTTTTTTCATAGTGTGTAACATGAGTGGTAACGAATGTAACGAGAGTGTTAGCAGCTTTATCGATTGACAGAGTACTTGCAGGTTATTGATTTAGCCTTATTGAGGCCCATTTTTTCGATTTGGAGTATCGCTCATACGTATGAAAAAACCGAAACGTCACCGCCAACCGCCAGCCTATCCATTACCACCCGGCAGCGAGGCAAACAACTTTGAACAACTCTATCGCCAATATGTCCATAAGGTATTCCGAACCTGTATGACGTTAACCAACAACAGTGCTTCGGCTCAGGATTATACACAGGATATTTTTCTGAAAGTCTTTGACAAGCTCGATTCCTTTCAAAACCGCTCTTCCCTGTCGACCTGGTTATATGCGGTTTCCTACAACCATTGTCTGACTCAGCTAAAAAAAGAAAGCAGGAAGAAAATGGAGCCAATTGCCGATCTACCGTTTGCGGAGTCGTTGGCAGACGATTGGCCACCCGACATTGCAGAAGAGCGTCGTCAGGCTCAGGAAACATCACTACGGGAACTACCGCCGGAGGAGTTAACGCTACTTCGGCTTAAATACGAGGACGGGCTATCGATTCGGGCCCTAAGCCAGCAGTACAATCTCTCTGAAAGTGCCGTAAAAATGCGGCTGAAACGTACCCGCGACCGGCTCCAGGCCAGTGTTCACCGACGATTGAGCACCTGATTCCAGTTTATTAGCACGATTGTCTGATAACGAAATTCCTAAAACGCTTAGTTACGAATACCCAAAAACTTCCTCTTTTTATGAATCGATACGTTTACCTCGTCTTACTCTTTCTGGGTTTTGGCGTTAGCCACTCACTCTTTGCGACGAATAAGTTCTGGACAGGGACAACCAATAACGACTGGAATACGGCCAATAACTGGAACCCTTCTGGAGTACCTACTGCTTCAGACAATGTATATATTAACGGTGGAACAGGCAATCCTGTTATCGGGTCAGGAACAACTGCCACTATCATTAGTATACAGATAGACAACAAAACACTGACCATAAATAGTGGAGGCCAATTGAATGTTAGAGGTGATGGCACCTTATATAAATATGTCGATCTCTACCCAAATTCAATCCTAATTAATTATGGAACCCTTGCCATGGAAACGGCTGCCGGTGGACCGGTTGCGGGCGTTTTTGGATCTGGAAATTACTATTCTCTTGTGCAAAACTATGGTACCATCCGTGTTAATTCTTCCTACAGCACTGCCGTCGAATTGGGTGGAAATGTTGGCCAATCACCGACGAGCGCCATAATAAATAACTATGCCTGTGGGCAGTTTATTATCGTTAACGGAAATCTCATTGGCTATGATAATATTGGATCCATCACAAATAGTGGGTTACTCCAGGTTCAGGGTTCCATCTATGGTGTAAACTCCTTTACCAATAATGGGGTGTTAAAGTATGGATCTAATTATGTTTCGATCACTAGTAATAATGGCTCTGTAATCGTCAACGATAATCCAACCAACAGCACGATCTTTACCTACACAGGTACGTTTTTGGGTACTGTAAACGGGATCTATACCAACTCTGCAGCCACTACATCAGCCGGTACGTTTACAGCCCCGAATACATTCGTGCCATCGGGTTTATCCTCCGGCGCCCAAACACTTTATGCGAAAATAACACCATCGGGAGGGGGCTGTACCTACATTGTACCCTTTACGTATACGTATACCCCTCCACCAGTCTTTTCTACCAATCCGGCCAGCAAAAGTGTTTGTAGCGGAAGCGGTACTACGTTTACGGTAGCCGCATCAGGGGCCAATTCCTACCAGTGGCAGGTCAATACGGGAGGAGGTTTTAACAATATCAGCAATACGACTCCGTACTCGGGCGCTACCGGAACTACCTTAACGATCAGCAACGTAGCCGGACTCGATGGGTACCAGTATCGCTGCGTTGCCACGGGCGATGGTGGGAATACCAATTCCGGCTCGGCGACATTAACGGTAAATCCACTGCCAACAGCCAACATTCTGACGCCCGCCAGTACATCCATTACCTGTAGTACGCCTACCCTTAGCCTGACGGCCACCGGCGGCAGCACCTACCGCTGGGATAACAACTCGACCAATGCCATTCGGTCGGTTTCTTCCAGTGGTACTTACTCCGTAACGGTCACCTCAGCCAGCGGCTGCACGGCGGTCGATTCGCAGGTCATTGGCGTCAACACCACTCCGCCTACGGCCAGCGTTCTGGCCCCCGCCAGCACCACCATTACCTGTAGTACGCCCAACCTCAGCCTGACAGCGACTGGTGGCGGCACTTACCGATGGGATGACAACTCGACCAATGCCATTCGGTCGGTTTCTTCCAGTGGTACTTACTCCGTTACCGTTACCGGAACCAACGGCTGTACGGCCGTGGCCTCCAGGAGTATAAGCGCCAATACGACGACACCAACCGTCAGCATTACAGCCGGAAACGGAGGGGCGCTAACCTGTAATGTCAGCGTTATAGGTCTTACGGCTTCGGGAGGCACATCCTATCGGTGGGACAATAATCAAACCACTGATACCCGTAATGTCAACGCAGCCGGTGTTTATTCGGTAACGGTTACGGCAGATAATGGCTGTACCGCAACCAGCAGTTTTACCGTTACGTCCGACACAACTCCGCCAACGCCAACACTGTCGGCAAGCCCGTCGGCAACCTTAACCTGTAATCAGACAAGCCTGACGCTCACCGCAGGCGGAGGCCCCAGTTATCATTTTAGTGGCCCCGGAATTATAGGTATCAACTCGGCAGCAGGCACCGCGACCCTAAATACCGCCGGGGTTTACTCGGTAACGGTTACGGGGGCGAATGGCTGTACGGCCACGACAAATACGACCATTTATAGTAATACGGCAGTCGTAAGCGTTACTAATCCACTTATCACTACGGCTACAGTTGGCACAGCTTTCAGCCAAACCTTCACCACCAGCAGTGGAACAGCTCCCCTGAGCTTCAGTATTGCGAGTGGCAGTCTACCTACTGGCTTAAATCTGGCCACAACAGGAGTTTTATCAGGCATTCCGACCCAAAGCGGTAGTTTCTCCATTACGGTGCGGGCTACGGATGCCAATGGCTGTTCGGCCATTGGAGCCACGTATAGTCTGCTGGTTAGTACAACCGCCACCGTAACAACAGCGCCCCCCAGTAGCATTCTGGGTACGAGTGCTACGCTGGGCGGCAACGTCACCGCCGATGGCGGGGCCTCCGTCACGGATCGGGGGGTGGTCTATATGACGGGCAACGGTACACCCACTACCAGCAATACTAAAGTAACAATGAGCTCAGGAACGGGAAGTTTCTCTCAGACGGTAAGCAATCTGTCGGGAGGTACGACCTACTCGGTACGCGCTTATGCCATTAACGTAGCCGGTACCAGCTATGGCGCCGTGCAAAGTTTCTCAACGACGAGCGCTCCATCAGCCCCTGTCGTGATTACTCCGGCAAATGGTAGTCTACTGAGTAACAACAAGCCACCCTATACGGGAACAGCGGCTCCTAATAGTAGTGTAACGGTATTTGTTGACGGAAGTAATCTTGGCCAGATTAACACCGATGTCAGCGGAAACTGGAGTTATACACCATCGGCACCATTGACCGATGGCCCACACCAGGTATATGCCATTGCTACGTTCAACGGTCTCGATAGCCCCAACAGCAACACCAACAACTTTACGATTGACACAACCCCTCCGGCATCTCCAGTGGTTACGACACCAGCTAATGGTCAAATAACCAGCGACAACACTCCT harbors:
- a CDS encoding ATP-binding protein, producing MRFLYLLFFIPGIIVAQPKGWQELTIANGLSQGMVFDLKQDQKGFIWIATKDGLNRYDGYNFKVFTNDPYNPYSISDNACSALLIDRHHRLWIGTLNKGLNLYDERTQRFYHIAIRDQKTQSGTSYEVRVLTEDPEGNIWVGTGVGRPFKITLPAALQQAFPNQPDFTNQVQLTPLQITSEQSNRPNLYFSFKPNGEGLTGLDNGIYSFHWKKPTSLTKLRLFQNQTSDIFDFYEDGRHDFLFISTSHQIKCWHKGITKTIDFPVRNDLGVQIKPIDANTLAISTVSHLWLLSPTELFSRDSLTVRDAFMTFPPNLYAITKLLRDKTGNIWVGTSGYGIRKFNPRVNQFHSYLPRTSLSQLYVDKQGRTYGRYQFAYGLIDRQSNRLLPFLDEKLPEADRRQRYIIQSRQGLFWVSNVNFQTHEQHLFKFSSTWQLLKKYPLPAGISFGFWVNQTVEDPDSTLWIGATNGKLLHFTPKTETFQVFSYLARSNPETETHALLREPDGTFWIGTQQGLIKAEHLPEKPTYTYYKNSTTSRQSLSNDFVLCLVDDPYEPSRYLWIGTKGGGLERLDKQTGLFDHFTEAQGLPNKVVYGILVDEFRNLWLSTNRGLSQFNPKTEQFRNYTQADGLQDNEFNTASFFKSASGELLFGGVNGLNTFRPSELAKVDQMPPMVNILGLRINNKPVEVRGLDDVLSKGLEYTKQLNLRHDQNLLTFEFGVMDYTNSANNRYRYQLKGIDDDWVEAGTNRFANYAQLPDGNYRLQMMGSVDGEHWSKPLELSIRIQPPFYRTWWAYLIYLTALGLLIWQLNRFQTQRLLLQQQVAFEHKEAGRLAELDALKTRFFTNLSHEFRTPLTLLLGPLNDLRQQHPANTLYQVMYRNATRLQTLIGQLLDLAKLDAGQLQLDLKPGNLSDEFRIWVASFESLAQSRHIKLSLTQNQFQQWMEYDSDKLEKIVTNLVSNALKFTPAKGTVQLTVIYHSPEPGITLQINDSGVGIPPEKLNRIFDRFYQVDDSQQRGYEGTGIGLALVKELVTSMNGQIRVSSEPHQGTTFSIDLPLVPIAAPVLPRKESDAIPVAMLNQKAIQPEEPLTVADETSIKKTVLIIEDNDDLRMYIRHVLEPAYLIAEAIDGQDGLQIALSTLPDLVICDLMMPRLDGFGFCRQLKTQEATSHIPVVMLTAKADMESRIEGLTIGADDYLTKPFDRQELLLRVRNLLQQHERLFQWFALNQQQPKPDIIVPPALTAEQQFLDRLSNVVRHHLNDPEFSVEALAEAVNLSRVQLHRKLKALTNTTATVYIRDLRLGEAATLLMAQTESVTQIAYAVGFDNLSYFAKVFQEKYGVLPSQYAKRPQSESQDQNHI
- a CDS encoding RNA polymerase sigma factor, which encodes MKKPKRHRQPPAYPLPPGSEANNFEQLYRQYVHKVFRTCMTLTNNSASAQDYTQDIFLKVFDKLDSFQNRSSLSTWLYAVSYNHCLTQLKKESRKKMEPIADLPFAESLADDWPPDIAEERRQAQETSLRELPPEELTLLRLKYEDGLSIRALSQQYNLSESAVKMRLKRTRDRLQASVHRRLST